From Streptomyces sp. NBC_01754, a single genomic window includes:
- a CDS encoding LacI family DNA-binding transcriptional regulator: MTRRLAQVAQKVGVSEATVSRVLNGRPGVSRTTRQSVLTALDVLGYERPTQLRGERARLVGLVLPELQNPIFPALAEVIGGSLAQQGLTPVLCSQARGGVSEADYVELLLQQQVSGVIFAGGLFAQADEPHEHYRRLADRRIPVVLINASIEGLDFPCVSCDDAVAVEQAWRHLESLGHERVGLVLGPSGHVPSRRKLAAAHAVAGALPAEHVERSLFSLEGGQAAAARLLERGVTGIVCASDPLALGAVRAARRRGLDVPGDVSVVGFDDSAFMNCAEPPLTTVRQPIEAMGRAAVELLCTLVQSGSVPPGELLFEPELVVRGSTAQARR, encoded by the coding sequence ATGACGCGACGACTTGCCCAGGTGGCACAGAAGGTAGGGGTCAGTGAGGCCACGGTCAGCCGGGTGCTCAACGGCAGGCCCGGGGTTTCGCGGACCACCCGCCAGTCGGTGCTGACCGCGCTCGACGTGCTCGGCTACGAACGGCCCACCCAGCTGCGCGGCGAACGGGCGCGGCTCGTCGGCCTGGTCCTGCCCGAGCTCCAGAACCCGATCTTCCCGGCGCTCGCCGAGGTGATCGGCGGTTCCCTCGCCCAGCAGGGACTCACCCCCGTCCTGTGCTCCCAGGCCAGGGGCGGCGTCTCCGAGGCCGATTACGTCGAACTGCTCCTCCAGCAGCAGGTCTCCGGTGTCATCTTCGCCGGAGGGCTCTTCGCCCAGGCCGACGAACCGCACGAGCACTACCGCCGGCTCGCCGACCGCCGCATCCCGGTCGTGCTGATCAACGCCTCCATCGAGGGCCTGGACTTCCCCTGCGTGTCCTGCGACGACGCCGTCGCCGTCGAACAGGCCTGGCGCCACCTGGAGTCCCTGGGGCACGAACGCGTCGGCCTGGTCCTCGGGCCCTCGGGCCACGTGCCCTCGCGGCGCAAGCTCGCCGCCGCGCACGCCGTCGCGGGAGCGCTCCCGGCGGAACACGTCGAGCGCTCCCTGTTCTCCCTGGAGGGCGGGCAGGCGGCGGCCGCACGTCTGCTGGAGCGAGGGGTCACCGGGATCGTCTGCGCCAGCGACCCGCTGGCCCTGGGGGCCGTGCGGGCCGCACGGCGGCGCGGGCTGGACGTCCCCGGGGACGTCTCGGTCGTCGGCTTCGACGACTCCGCCTTCATGAACTGCGCCGAGCCGCCCCTCACCACGGTGCGCCAGCCCATCGAGGCCATGGGGCGGGCGGCGGTCGAACTGCTCTGCACGCTTGTCCAGAGCGGATCCGTGCCCCCCGGGGAACTGCTCTTCGAGCCCGAGCTGGTGGTGCGGGGATCCACCGCGCAGGCGCGTCGCTGA
- a CDS encoding discoidin domain-containing protein: MRAQRWRRRAVSAAVATSLAMIGMPTLAAAAADGPGVAAGRAAKASSAESGYGARNVTDGDPSTYWEGDGEALPQWVQTDLGAAARVDGVTLRLPAGWKGRQQTLSLQGSADGTSFTTLKSSATYSFSPGASNTVTIPFPATKTRFVRVNVTANTAGRNAQLSELEVREAGEPSVNLAAGKTLTAGSHTETYLPAQANDGNRASYWESRNDALPQWIQADLGSSVRVDRVVLRLPDGWPRRTQTLKIQGSTNGADFGDLTASQAYGFDAANGQSATISFDATTARYVRVLVTANSEQPAAQVSELEIYGPETGDTQAPTAPSGLAFTEPAAGQIRLTWQASSDDRGVTGYDVYADNRLLASVAGDVTTYTDTRPADETVTYHVRARDAAGNESADSGTVTRKGASGDTQAPTAPTGLVFTEPAAGQVKLTWQASSDDRGVTGYDVYANNTLRESVAGDVTTYTDTQPPGTTVSYVVRAKDAAGNMSAPSNTVTRNGSTATASDLAVSKPITASSVVHTFVAANANDNSLTTYWEGAGGSYPNTLTVKLGADADTESVVVKLNPDSSWGARTQNIQVLGRKQDATDFTNLAAAKDYRFDPASGNTVTIPVTARVADVQLKFTSNTGSGAGQVAEFQVMGTPAPNPNLQVSAVSASPAAPTESEDITLTATVRNTGALPAPASRLAFELGGSEVATASVGTLAPGASTEVSAGIGARDAGSYTLGAVADADDAVIEENETDNRLTSTTPLVVKPVSSSDLVASAVTTSPSAPAAGDTVAFSVAVKNQGTVASAGGGHGITLTLTDAKGATVKALTGAYDGAIAPGSTTAPVRLGTWAAVNGSYTVKVELDADANELPVKRENNTSTQALFVGRGANMPYDMYEAEDGVTGGGAKIVGPNRTVGDIAGEASGRKAVTLDGTGQYVEFTTRASTNTLVTRFSIPDAPGGGGIDSTLNVYVDGTFLKAVDLTSRYAWLYGNETAPGNSPGAGAPRHIYDEANLMLGRTVPAGSRIRLQKDAANTSTYAIDFINLEQVTEVPNPDPATYTVPAGFSHQDVQNALDKVRMDTTNTLKGVYLPAGDYRTASKFQVYGTAVHVVGAGPWFTRFHAPSTQENTDIGFRAEASAKGSSFANFAYFGNYTSRIDGPGKVFDFSNVSDIVIDNIWNEHMVCLYWGANTDNVTIKNSRIRNMFADGVNMTNGSTDNHVTNNEARATGDDSFAMFSAIDSGGTDMKNNVYENLTSILTWRAAGLAVYGGYDNTFRNIHIADTLVYSGITVSSLDFGYPMNGFGTGPTTIENVSVVRSGGHFWGSQTFPGIWLFSASKVFQGIRVSHVDIVDPTYSGIMFQTNYVGGQPQFPIKDTVLTDVSITGARKSGDAFDEKSGLGLWANEMPEEGQGPAVGEVTFNGLKLRDNVQDIRNTTSTFEININP; this comes from the coding sequence ATGAGAGCCCAACGCTGGAGACGGCGGGCCGTTTCGGCTGCCGTCGCCACCAGTCTTGCGATGATCGGCATGCCGACGCTCGCCGCCGCGGCGGCGGACGGGCCCGGTGTCGCCGCAGGGCGCGCCGCGAAGGCGAGCAGCGCCGAGAGCGGATACGGCGCCCGGAACGTGACCGACGGTGACCCCTCGACGTACTGGGAGGGCGACGGTGAGGCCCTGCCCCAGTGGGTGCAGACCGACCTAGGCGCCGCAGCCCGGGTCGACGGGGTGACACTGAGGCTTCCCGCCGGATGGAAGGGCCGGCAGCAGACCCTCTCCCTCCAGGGGAGCGCGGACGGCACCAGCTTCACGACGCTGAAGTCCTCGGCGACGTACTCCTTCAGTCCCGGCGCGTCGAACACGGTGACGATCCCGTTCCCCGCCACGAAGACCCGTTTCGTCCGGGTGAACGTCACGGCCAACACGGCGGGGCGCAACGCACAGCTCTCCGAGCTGGAGGTACGCGAGGCCGGGGAGCCGTCGGTGAACCTGGCCGCCGGCAAGACCCTCACGGCCGGCAGCCACACGGAGACGTACCTGCCGGCCCAGGCCAACGACGGGAACCGCGCCAGCTACTGGGAGAGCCGCAACGACGCGCTCCCGCAGTGGATCCAGGCGGATCTGGGCTCCTCGGTCCGGGTGGACCGGGTGGTCCTGCGGCTGCCGGACGGCTGGCCCCGGCGGACCCAGACCCTGAAGATCCAGGGCAGCACCAACGGCGCGGACTTCGGCGACCTGACCGCGTCCCAGGCGTACGGCTTCGACGCCGCGAACGGGCAGTCCGCGACGATCTCCTTCGACGCCACCACGGCCCGCTACGTGCGGGTGCTCGTCACCGCCAACTCGGAGCAGCCTGCCGCACAGGTCTCCGAGCTGGAGATCTACGGCCCGGAGACCGGGGACACCCAGGCGCCCACCGCGCCGTCCGGCCTGGCGTTCACCGAGCCCGCCGCCGGGCAGATCAGGCTGACGTGGCAGGCGTCCTCGGACGACAGGGGCGTCACCGGATACGACGTCTACGCAGACAACAGACTGCTGGCGAGCGTGGCGGGCGACGTCACCACGTACACCGACACCCGGCCCGCGGACGAGACCGTCACCTACCACGTCCGGGCGCGGGACGCGGCGGGCAACGAGTCCGCCGACAGCGGCACGGTCACCCGCAAGGGTGCCTCCGGAGACACCCAGGCACCCACCGCCCCCACCGGCCTGGTGTTCACCGAGCCCGCCGCCGGGCAGGTGAAGCTGACGTGGCAGGCGTCCTCGGACGACAGGGGCGTCACCGGATACGACGTCTACGCCAACAACACGCTCCGCGAGAGCGTGGCCGGTGACGTCACCACCTACACCGACACCCAGCCCCCGGGCACGACCGTCAGTTACGTCGTGCGGGCCAAGGACGCGGCGGGCAACATGTCCGCGCCCAGCAACACCGTGACCCGCAACGGCTCGACGGCCACCGCGTCCGACCTCGCCGTCTCCAAGCCGATCACCGCCTCGTCGGTGGTCCACACCTTCGTCGCGGCCAACGCCAACGACAACTCGCTCACCACCTACTGGGAGGGGGCGGGCGGCAGCTACCCGAACACCCTCACGGTGAAGCTGGGGGCCGACGCGGACACCGAGAGCGTGGTCGTCAAGCTCAACCCGGACAGCAGCTGGGGCGCGCGTACCCAGAACATCCAGGTGCTCGGGCGTAAGCAGGATGCCACGGACTTCACGAACCTGGCCGCCGCCAAGGACTACCGGTTCGACCCGGCGAGCGGGAACACGGTGACGATCCCCGTCACCGCCCGGGTGGCCGACGTCCAGCTGAAGTTCACCTCCAACACCGGGTCCGGCGCCGGCCAGGTCGCCGAGTTCCAGGTGATGGGTACCCCGGCGCCCAACCCGAACCTCCAGGTCTCGGCCGTCAGCGCCTCGCCGGCCGCCCCGACCGAGTCGGAGGACATCACCCTGACGGCGACCGTACGCAACACGGGCGCGCTCCCCGCCCCCGCGAGCAGGCTCGCCTTCGAGCTGGGCGGTTCCGAGGTCGCCACCGCTTCCGTGGGCACCCTCGCCCCCGGCGCCTCCACCGAGGTCAGCGCGGGGATCGGAGCACGCGACGCGGGCAGCTACACGCTGGGCGCCGTCGCCGACGCGGATGACGCCGTCATCGAGGAGAACGAGACCGACAACCGTCTCACCAGCACCACTCCGCTGGTGGTGAAGCCGGTCTCCAGCTCCGACCTCGTGGCGAGTGCGGTCACCACCTCTCCGTCCGCCCCGGCGGCCGGCGACACCGTGGCCTTCTCCGTCGCGGTGAAGAACCAGGGCACCGTGGCCTCCGCGGGTGGCGGCCACGGCATCACCCTGACCCTGACCGACGCCAAGGGCGCCACGGTGAAGGCCCTGACCGGCGCGTACGACGGTGCCATCGCGCCCGGCTCCACCACCGCGCCCGTCCGGCTCGGCACCTGGGCCGCGGTCAACGGCTCGTACACGGTGAAGGTCGAGCTCGACGCCGACGCCAACGAGCTGCCGGTCAAACGCGAGAACAACACCAGCACCCAGGCCCTGTTCGTCGGCCGGGGCGCGAACATGCCGTACGACATGTACGAGGCGGAGGACGGGGTCACCGGCGGCGGGGCCAAGATCGTCGGCCCCAACAGGACCGTCGGCGACATCGCGGGCGAGGCGTCCGGCCGCAAGGCGGTCACCCTCGACGGCACCGGCCAGTACGTCGAGTTCACCACCAGGGCGTCCACCAACACCCTCGTCACCCGCTTCTCCATCCCGGACGCACCGGGCGGCGGCGGCATCGACTCGACGCTGAACGTCTATGTGGACGGTACCTTCCTCAAGGCCGTCGACCTCACCTCCAGGTACGCCTGGCTGTACGGCAACGAGACGGCACCCGGCAACTCCCCGGGCGCCGGGGCACCCCGCCACATCTACGACGAGGCCAACCTCATGCTGGGGCGCACCGTCCCGGCGGGCAGCAGGATCCGGCTCCAGAAGGACGCCGCCAACACCAGCACCTACGCGATCGACTTCATCAACCTGGAGCAGGTCACCGAGGTGCCGAACCCGGACCCGGCCACCTACACCGTGCCGGCCGGCTTCAGCCACCAGGACGTCCAGAACGCCCTGGACAAGGTCCGGATGGACACCACGAACACCCTCAAGGGCGTCTACCTGCCGGCCGGTGACTACCGGACGGCGAGCAAGTTCCAGGTGTACGGGACAGCCGTACACGTCGTCGGCGCGGGGCCCTGGTTCACCCGGTTCCACGCGCCGTCCACGCAGGAGAACACCGACATCGGCTTCCGCGCGGAGGCCAGTGCCAAGGGGTCGTCCTTCGCGAACTTCGCGTACTTCGGCAACTACACCTCCCGCATCGACGGCCCCGGCAAGGTGTTCGACTTCTCCAACGTCTCGGACATCGTGATCGACAACATCTGGAACGAGCACATGGTGTGCCTCTACTGGGGCGCCAACACCGACAACGTCACCATCAAGAACTCGCGGATACGCAACATGTTCGCCGACGGCGTCAACATGACCAACGGGTCCACCGACAACCACGTCACCAACAACGAGGCACGGGCCACCGGCGACGACAGCTTCGCCATGTTCTCCGCGATCGACTCCGGTGGCACGGACATGAAGAACAACGTCTACGAGAACCTGACGTCGATCCTCACCTGGCGCGCGGCGGGCCTGGCCGTGTACGGCGGCTACGACAACACCTTCCGCAACATCCACATCGCCGACACCCTGGTGTATTCGGGGATCACGGTCAGCTCGCTGGACTTCGGCTACCCGATGAACGGCTTCGGGACCGGACCGACGACGATCGAGAACGTGTCGGTGGTGCGCTCGGGCGGCCACTTCTGGGGCTCGCAGACCTTCCCCGGGATCTGGCTGTTCTCGGCGTCCAAGGTCTTCCAGGGCATCCGCGTCTCCCACGTGGACATCGTGGACCCGACGTACAGCGGGATCATGTTCCAGACCAACTACGTCGGCGGGCAGCCGCAGTTCCCGATCAAGGACACCGTGCTCACCGACGTATCGATCACCGGTGCGCGCAAGAGCGGCGACGCCTTCGACGAGAAGTCCGGTCTCGGACTCTGGGCCAACGAGATGCCCGAGGAGGGCCAGGGGCCGGCGGTCGGGGAGGTCACCTTCAACGGTCTGAAGCTCAGGGACAACGTCCAGGACATCAGGAACACCACCTCCACCTTCGAGATCAACATCAATCCGTAG
- a CDS encoding IS1182 family transposase produces MQGEWAGESVGEDVWESCRELIPAGSVFAFLAEHREVLFPGAMFADMYPSVNGRPSLPPQVLAVTVVLQSLHGLSDFETVQELRCDLRWKAACGLGLHDTAFDPSLLTYFRRRLQRSSDPNRLFAKVREVVAATGVLRGKHRRALDSTVLDDAVATQDTVTQLIAAIRRVIRVVPAAQQVADQWCTAHDYTDPGKPKIAWNDKQARAALIDALVTDALNLLGRLPDQELGEAAAHAVGLLALIAGQDVEPADGSDGRDGRWRIARRTVYDRTVSTVDPEARHIHKNRSRHQEGFRAHVAFEPEEGLFTEVALTAGSGAHNHEAAVARDLLAHEESPVTALGDAAYGTGELREHLQEQGHHLVLKPPPLRPAVPGGFTADDFDVDTTNGQVTCPAGHTVLLGQVRQGGERQAQFKKLCADCPLREHCTKSKTGRVFTVHAKYDLLKAARDEAATSKDWQAEYRRWRPPVERAIAWLVARGNRRVPYRGVLKNNTWLHHRAAALNLRRLIHLGLTRTDNTWHLIPATA; encoded by the coding sequence ATGCAGGGGGAATGGGCTGGGGAGAGCGTTGGCGAGGACGTGTGGGAGTCGTGCCGGGAGTTGATCCCTGCCGGGAGCGTGTTCGCGTTTCTGGCCGAACATCGAGAGGTTCTCTTCCCCGGTGCCATGTTCGCGGACATGTATCCCTCGGTGAACGGGCGTCCTTCGCTGCCACCGCAGGTCCTGGCCGTCACGGTGGTGCTGCAGAGCCTGCACGGGCTCTCGGATTTCGAGACGGTGCAGGAGTTGCGCTGCGACCTGCGGTGGAAGGCCGCGTGCGGACTTGGGTTGCACGACACCGCCTTCGATCCGTCACTGTTGACCTATTTCCGCCGTCGGCTTCAGCGTTCCAGTGACCCGAACCGGTTGTTCGCCAAGGTCAGAGAGGTCGTCGCAGCCACCGGCGTGCTCAGGGGCAAGCATCGACGGGCGCTGGACTCCACCGTCCTGGACGACGCGGTGGCCACTCAGGACACCGTGACCCAGCTGATTGCCGCGATCCGCCGGGTGATCCGCGTGGTCCCCGCCGCCCAGCAGGTCGCCGACCAGTGGTGCACCGCCCACGATTACACCGACCCGGGCAAACCGAAGATCGCCTGGAACGACAAGCAGGCCCGCGCCGCTCTGATCGACGCCTTGGTCACCGACGCACTGAACCTGCTGGGCCGGCTGCCCGACCAGGAGCTGGGAGAAGCGGCGGCGCACGCGGTCGGCCTGCTCGCGCTAATCGCCGGGCAGGACGTGGAACCCGCCGACGGTTCCGACGGGCGGGACGGGCGGTGGCGCATCGCCCGGCGTACGGTCTATGACCGCACTGTTTCCACGGTCGATCCCGAGGCCCGGCACATCCACAAGAACCGCTCCCGCCACCAGGAAGGCTTCCGTGCCCATGTGGCGTTCGAGCCCGAGGAAGGACTGTTCACCGAGGTCGCCCTGACCGCCGGCAGCGGAGCCCACAATCACGAGGCCGCTGTCGCCCGGGACCTCCTCGCCCACGAGGAATCCCCGGTCACTGCCCTGGGCGATGCCGCTTACGGCACCGGCGAGTTACGCGAACACCTGCAAGAGCAGGGACACCACCTGGTCCTCAAGCCACCACCGCTGCGGCCGGCCGTCCCCGGCGGGTTCACCGCCGACGACTTCGACGTCGACACCACGAACGGCCAGGTCACCTGCCCGGCCGGACACACCGTCCTCCTCGGCCAGGTCCGCCAGGGCGGCGAACGCCAGGCCCAGTTCAAGAAACTGTGCGCCGACTGCCCGCTGCGGGAACACTGCACGAAGTCCAAGACCGGCCGGGTCTTCACCGTCCATGCCAAGTACGACCTGCTCAAGGCCGCCCGCGACGAGGCTGCCACCAGCAAGGACTGGCAAGCCGAGTACCGCCGCTGGCGACCACCCGTCGAACGGGCCATCGCCTGGCTCGTCGCCAGGGGCAACCGCCGAGTGCCCTACCGCGGCGTCCTGAAGAACAACACCTGGCTCCACCACCGCGCAGCAGCCCTCAACCTCCGCCGGCTGATCCACCTCGGCCTCACCCGAACCGACAACACCTGGCACCTCATCCCCGCCACCGCATAG
- a CDS encoding S8 family peptidase, with translation MPPRARWAAAALLLTAPLIGTTAATADTGEALVPVRHSSRAVPGQYIITLSKDRTPGSTAERLGVTPLFTYSRVLHGFAAELTPAQLEKVRGAAGVQTVEENSEASVSPPAVRPAATSREPAGSWGLDRTDQRNLPLDGSYGAAGTGQGVTAYILDTGVESAHSEFGGRVGAGYDAIGDGRGSEDCNGHGTHVAGTVAGATYGVARSASLVPVRVLDCEGSGSWAGIIAGLDWIADHAQRPAVVNASLGGPASSAVDDAFDALEEQGVLPVVAAGNENQDACDVSPAGADGTLAVGATDSQDRQTPFSNWGTCVSLYAPGAEIVSAGLGGGSTALSGTSMAGPHVTGAAALYEEVHPTATPQEVEDWLVDGATPDVLTNLGSGSPNRLLYTGDL, from the coding sequence ATGCCCCCGCGCGCCCGCTGGGCAGCAGCCGCCCTCCTGCTGACGGCCCCCCTGATCGGCACCACCGCGGCCACGGCCGACACCGGCGAGGCCCTCGTACCGGTGCGGCACTCGTCCCGGGCGGTCCCCGGGCAGTACATCATCACCCTCTCCAAGGACCGGACGCCCGGCAGCACGGCCGAGCGGCTCGGAGTCACCCCCCTGTTCACGTACAGCAGGGTTCTGCACGGTTTCGCGGCCGAACTCACTCCGGCCCAGCTCGAGAAGGTACGGGGCGCCGCCGGAGTCCAGACCGTCGAGGAGAACAGTGAGGCCTCGGTGTCCCCGCCCGCCGTGCGGCCGGCGGCCACCTCCCGTGAGCCGGCCGGGAGCTGGGGACTGGACCGCACCGACCAGCGCAACCTGCCGCTGGACGGCTCGTACGGCGCGGCCGGTACGGGGCAGGGGGTGACGGCGTACATCCTGGACACCGGTGTCGAGTCGGCCCACAGCGAGTTCGGCGGGCGGGTGGGTGCCGGCTACGACGCGATCGGTGACGGCCGCGGCAGCGAGGACTGCAACGGACACGGCACGCACGTCGCCGGTACGGTGGCGGGCGCGACCTACGGCGTCGCCCGGTCCGCCTCGCTGGTCCCGGTCCGGGTGCTCGACTGCGAGGGCTCGGGCAGCTGGGCCGGCATCATCGCCGGACTCGACTGGATCGCGGACCACGCCCAGCGGCCCGCCGTGGTCAACGCCTCCCTCGGCGGGCCCGCCTCCTCGGCCGTCGACGACGCCTTCGACGCGCTGGAGGAGCAGGGCGTCCTGCCCGTCGTCGCGGCGGGCAACGAGAACCAGGACGCGTGCGACGTCTCCCCGGCGGGCGCGGACGGCACGCTCGCCGTCGGCGCCACCGACAGTCAGGACCGGCAGACGCCGTTCAGCAACTGGGGTACCTGCGTGTCCCTGTACGCGCCGGGCGCCGAGATCGTCTCCGCCGGACTCGGCGGCGGCTCCACCGCGCTCAGTGGTACGTCCATGGCCGGTCCGCACGTCACCGGGGCCGCTGCCCTCTACGAGGAGGTGCACCCCACGGCGACGCCCCAGGAGGTCGAGGACTGGCTCGTCGACGGCGCGACGCCGGACGTGCTGACGAACCTGGGGTCGGGCTCACCGAACCGCCTGCTGTACACCGGCGACCTCTGA
- a CDS encoding aldose epimerase family protein — protein MPSPTVHRTPFGSAHGTETHLWTLDCGTGVRAGILTYGATLHRLTVPDTSGTAAPVVRSLTGIDGYTAGHPYFGAVVGRYANRIAHGRFTLDGTEHHIPANDRGHALHGGPDGFHTRVWDATGDHTDDTASVRLTLHSPDGDMGFPGALDTTVTYTLDRTGTLAVDYESVTDRPTVVNLTNHAYFDLAGHGDVLGHRLQVDADAYLPVDDGGIPLGPAVAVEGTPFDLTEPQVLGERLGQEDGQLRAAGGFDHCWVLREPAHPGGLRRAARLTAPGGSRVLEVWTTRPGVQVYTANQLDGAFSDATGRRHERHGSLCLETQHLPDAPNRPDFPATVLRPGETARSRTELRFPHLPARI, from the coding sequence ATGCCGAGCCCCACCGTGCACCGCACCCCCTTCGGCTCCGCCCACGGGACCGAGACCCACCTGTGGACCCTGGACTGCGGAACGGGGGTGCGGGCCGGGATACTCACCTACGGCGCCACCCTGCACCGTCTCACCGTCCCCGACACCTCCGGCACCGCCGCCCCCGTCGTACGGTCGCTCACCGGCATCGACGGATACACGGCCGGGCACCCCTACTTCGGGGCCGTCGTCGGGCGCTACGCCAACCGCATCGCGCACGGCCGCTTCACCCTGGACGGCACCGAGCACCACATCCCCGCCAACGACCGCGGCCACGCCCTGCACGGTGGTCCGGACGGCTTCCACACCCGGGTGTGGGACGCGACCGGGGACCACACCGACGACACCGCGTCCGTCCGGCTCACCCTGCACAGCCCCGATGGCGACATGGGCTTCCCCGGGGCTCTGGACACCACCGTCACCTACACCCTGGACAGGACGGGCACCCTCGCCGTCGACTACGAGTCCGTCACCGACCGCCCCACCGTCGTCAACCTCACCAACCACGCCTACTTCGACCTGGCCGGCCACGGAGACGTCCTCGGCCACCGCCTCCAGGTGGACGCCGACGCCTATCTGCCGGTGGACGACGGCGGCATCCCGCTCGGACCGGCCGTCGCCGTCGAGGGCACCCCCTTCGACCTCACCGAACCCCAGGTCCTGGGCGAACGGCTCGGTCAGGAGGACGGGCAACTGCGCGCCGCGGGCGGCTTCGACCACTGCTGGGTCCTGCGGGAACCGGCACACCCCGGCGGCCTCCGCCGCGCAGCCCGGCTCACCGCGCCCGGGGGGAGCCGCGTCCTGGAGGTGTGGACGACACGGCCGGGCGTCCAGGTGTACACCGCCAACCAGCTCGACGGCGCGTTCAGCGACGCCACCGGCCGCCGCCACGAACGGCACGGCTCCCTCTGCCTGGAGACCCAGCACCTGCCCGACGCGCCCAACCGGCCGGACTTCCCCGCCACCGTCCTGCGCCCCGGTGAAACGGCCCGCAGCCGCACCGAACTGCGCTTCCCACACCTCCCGGCGCGCATCTGA
- a CDS encoding LacI family DNA-binding transcriptional regulator, producing MGVSLKDVAQRAGVSIKTVSNVVNNYQHVTPAMRARVQQAIDELGYRPNLTARHLRKGRTGIIALAVPEFGNPYFAELAGEVVDAAARHDYTVLVDHTAGLREKELLVSQGFRSHVIDGLILSPIHLETEDLMARTETAPLVLLGEREYEAPYDHIAIDNVAAAREAVRHLLGLGHRRIAFLGSRTGRERQPAHLRLRGWREELAAAGIEADESLVVVTDGYGREDGATAMAALLDRGVRPDAVFAYNDLIAIGAMRTLTERGLRIPEDTAVVGFDDIEESRYTATTLTTIAPDKAAIARLAVDSLVERLAGEAAAAPRRPRPGYRLVVRESTMPRPESGHTEDH from the coding sequence GTGGGCGTCAGCCTCAAGGACGTTGCGCAACGGGCGGGCGTGTCCATCAAGACCGTGTCGAACGTGGTCAACAACTACCAGCACGTGACACCGGCCATGCGGGCCAGGGTGCAGCAGGCCATCGACGAGCTCGGCTACCGGCCGAACCTCACCGCACGCCACCTGCGCAAGGGCCGCACCGGCATCATCGCCCTCGCCGTACCCGAGTTCGGCAACCCGTACTTCGCCGAGCTGGCCGGTGAGGTCGTCGACGCGGCCGCCCGCCACGACTACACCGTCCTGGTCGACCACACCGCCGGTCTGCGGGAGAAGGAACTCCTGGTCAGCCAGGGCTTCCGGTCCCATGTCATCGACGGCCTCATCCTCAGCCCCATCCACCTGGAGACCGAGGACCTGATGGCCCGCACCGAGACGGCGCCCCTGGTGCTGCTCGGCGAGCGCGAGTACGAGGCCCCCTACGACCACATCGCCATCGACAACGTGGCCGCCGCCCGCGAGGCCGTACGCCACCTCCTCGGCCTCGGCCACCGGCGCATCGCCTTCCTCGGCTCGCGCACCGGCCGCGAACGCCAGCCCGCGCACCTGCGGTTGCGTGGCTGGCGCGAGGAACTCGCCGCCGCCGGCATCGAGGCGGACGAGTCCCTCGTCGTCGTCACCGACGGCTACGGCCGCGAGGACGGAGCCACCGCCATGGCGGCCCTGCTGGACCGGGGCGTACGACCCGACGCCGTGTTCGCTTACAACGACCTCATCGCCATCGGCGCGATGAGGACCCTCACCGAACGCGGGCTCCGCATCCCCGAGGACACCGCGGTCGTGGGCTTCGACGACATCGAGGAGAGCCGCTACACCGCCACCACGCTCACCACCATCGCCCCGGACAAAGCGGCCATCGCCCGGCTCGCCGTCGACAGCCTCGTCGAACGGCTCGCGGGCGAGGCCGCCGCCGCACCACGCAGGCCGCGCCCCGGCTACCGTCTCGTCGTCCGCGAATCCACCATGCCCCGGCCCGAATCCGGCCACACCGAGGACCACTGA